A stretch of Ligilactobacillus faecis DNA encodes these proteins:
- a CDS encoding sensor histidine kinase, producing the protein MKKFLRTYLLFPEYLGLAPYFWLLFLLPVFSLIGELTGSERYFWYGLLFFYTKVYRDSFMTAKNFCLRVVVQLVIDLIFAWRFNYIYLFIFTSFLIGSFPLAKVQFKRLLGLFYMFLALGFGIVFYGLWSVKANIDIFDLVLMILATAMPVLASRSLGEKQKQKRNLQNENQRLRLLAAERDRIAQALHDDLGQSFSLLALKAELAQKLLEIDPVKTQIQLEQIATEARKNLDIVRQIVHDLKYETLGQILDGTSDKLKQAEIKLIVENAENVVLWEVETQQTIAAVINEAVTNTIRYSQASFFKISFAEDALNYRVILKDNGIGFDTRQASFGITGIKQRVTKVGGTSTFTTENGTLITLVFPKQKGLVTK; encoded by the coding sequence ATGAAAAAGTTTTTGCGCACCTATCTTTTATTTCCTGAGTACCTAGGGCTTGCTCCGTATTTTTGGTTACTCTTTTTATTACCAGTATTCAGTTTGATCGGTGAGCTAACTGGATCAGAGCGATACTTTTGGTATGGATTGCTCTTTTTTTATACTAAAGTCTATCGAGATAGCTTTATGACGGCTAAAAATTTTTGCTTACGGGTCGTTGTTCAATTGGTGATCGATCTGATCTTTGCATGGCGTTTTAACTATATCTATTTATTTATATTCACGTCGTTTTTGATCGGTTCTTTCCCGCTGGCAAAAGTGCAGTTTAAACGTTTATTAGGGCTTTTTTATATGTTTTTAGCGCTCGGTTTTGGAATAGTATTCTATGGATTATGGTCAGTAAAGGCTAATATTGATATCTTTGACTTAGTTTTGATGATCTTAGCGACAGCTATGCCGGTGTTGGCTTCACGTTCTTTAGGGGAAAAACAAAAACAAAAACGGAACTTACAAAATGAAAATCAAAGATTACGTTTATTAGCAGCAGAAAGAGATCGGATCGCTCAAGCTTTGCATGATGATCTAGGACAAAGCTTTTCTCTGTTGGCTTTAAAGGCCGAACTAGCTCAGAAGCTTTTAGAAATTGATCCAGTTAAAACTCAGATCCAGCTTGAGCAAATTGCAACTGAAGCACGTAAAAATTTAGATATTGTACGCCAGATAGTACATGATTTAAAGTACGAGACCTTGGGCCAGATCTTAGATGGAACAAGTGATAAGTTGAAACAAGCAGAGATCAAGTTGATCGTTGAAAATGCTGAGAATGTAGTCTTGTGGGAAGTGGAGACCCAACAAACGATCGCAGCGGTCATTAATGAAGCAGTTACAAACACGATCAGGTATAGTCAAGCTAGCTTTTTTAAAATATCTTTTGCTGAAGATGCTCTAAATTATCGCGTCATATTAAAAGATAATGGTATCGGATTTGATACTAGACAAGCTTCGTTTGGGATCACGGGTATCAAGCAACGTGTTACTAAAGTAGGTGGCACTAGCACATTTACGACAGAAAATGGAACGCTGATCACACTTGTATTTCCAAAGCAGAAAGGACTGGTAACAAAATGA
- a CDS encoding ABC transporter ATP-binding protein, with protein MKRVVKVKNVAKAYDNKFVLKQVGFEIKKGELVALLGKNGAGKSTLLNVLLQLTPKDQGEIEILGEKSLKTEALGVMFQEDFVLERVTVKEIIELWRSYYPKSKSYAELIKIAGLVEKSNVLITKLSGGQRRRLYFALCLAGDPDLIILDEPTVGMDLESRQAFWHQIKKLQAAGKTFLITSHYLEELQNIAQRFLILQDGCITFAGTLQDLQQKYQKVTVRFRSSLKPSFFRKLAGVVQLQSEVGNYTLQTTKLNEFLKQLTPYLAELEDLNIEQGTLNELFLEITGGNSDVLSK; from the coding sequence ATGAAAAGAGTAGTCAAAGTTAAAAATGTTGCCAAAGCGTACGATAACAAATTTGTTTTAAAACAAGTTGGATTTGAGATCAAAAAAGGTGAGTTGGTAGCTCTTTTAGGTAAAAATGGTGCGGGAAAGTCAACTTTGTTGAATGTTTTGTTACAATTGACACCTAAAGATCAAGGCGAGATCGAGATCTTAGGTGAAAAGAGCTTAAAAACTGAGGCACTTGGAGTGATGTTTCAAGAAGATTTTGTCCTTGAACGAGTAACTGTCAAGGAGATCATCGAGTTGTGGCGAAGTTATTATCCTAAAAGTAAAAGTTATGCCGAATTAATAAAGATCGCAGGATTGGTTGAGAAATCAAATGTATTAATAACTAAACTCTCAGGTGGTCAAAGGCGGCGTCTGTATTTTGCGTTATGTTTAGCAGGTGATCCAGATCTGATCATCTTAGATGAACCGACGGTCGGCATGGATTTGGAGAGCCGCCAAGCATTTTGGCATCAGATCAAAAAGCTGCAAGCCGCTGGTAAAACGTTTTTGATAACAAGCCATTATTTAGAAGAGTTGCAAAATATCGCACAACGTTTTTTGATCTTACAGGATGGATGTATAACTTTTGCTGGAACTTTGCAGGACTTGCAACAGAAATATCAAAAAGTGACGGTGCGCTTTAGAAGCTCATTAAAACCAAGTTTTTTTAGAAAATTAGCTGGGGTCGTGCAGCTACAGTCCGAGGTTGGGAATTATACTTTACAGACGACTAAATTGAACGAATTTCTTAAACAATTAACACCTTATTTGGCAGAACTTGAAGATTTAAATATCGAACAAGGTACGTTAAATGAGCTCTTTTTAGAGATCACTGGAGGGAATAGCGATGTTTTATCAAAGTAA
- a CDS encoding acyltransferase codes for MTKRNYGIDLLRIVSMYLIVLNHILLIGGVLGQATQLGTGTFNYKLSWLLDIICYGAVNCYALISGYVGVTSRYKPQNIIRLWLQVLFYSVVLNIAVVALVPGLKLSKEDLLAMFMPISYQRYWYFSAYFVLFLFIPFLNYLLNNLSRASLQKMLFMLIMIFSFGETFIFRVKDFLALNSGYSALWLLVLYLIGGYIRLYDWNLWHADRLVFSGLVLLSFICFLVFGGEAGHGRVLVNYPAPTILLMAIALLAYFKDLKLDPRSIKWIKWFAPLTFGVYLIHLQPMVAVHLMQGRFSSLAKEAPLILLVDVVGGSLLIYLGCSLLEKLRQVLFSLLRIELLVQKIKTLLVQVVHLGTSRL; via the coding sequence ATGACCAAAAGAAATTATGGGATCGATCTACTCAGGATCGTTTCGATGTATCTGATCGTTTTGAATCATATTTTGCTTATTGGGGGTGTGCTCGGTCAAGCTACACAATTAGGAACAGGAACGTTCAATTATAAATTGAGTTGGTTGCTTGACATTATCTGTTATGGAGCTGTTAATTGCTATGCTTTGATATCGGGGTATGTAGGTGTTACGAGTCGATACAAACCCCAAAACATCATCCGCTTATGGTTACAAGTTTTATTTTATTCAGTCGTTTTGAATATTGCAGTGGTAGCTTTAGTGCCTGGCTTAAAACTAAGTAAAGAAGATCTCCTGGCGATGTTTATGCCGATCTCATATCAAAGATACTGGTATTTTTCTGCGTATTTTGTGCTTTTTCTTTTTATACCGTTTTTGAACTATCTTTTGAATAATCTAAGTCGAGCTTCATTGCAAAAAATGCTCTTCATGCTGATCATGATCTTTTCTTTTGGCGAGACCTTTATTTTTCGGGTCAAAGATTTTTTAGCACTTAACAGTGGGTACAGTGCTTTATGGCTTCTTGTCTTGTATTTGATCGGGGGCTATATTCGTTTATATGATTGGAACTTATGGCACGCCGATCGACTGGTATTTAGTGGACTTGTACTCCTTTCTTTTATTTGCTTTTTAGTCTTTGGGGGTGAAGCAGGACATGGACGGGTCTTAGTCAACTATCCAGCACCTACGATCCTGTTGATGGCGATCGCATTATTAGCTTATTTCAAAGATCTCAAACTCGATCCTCGAAGTATCAAATGGATAAAATGGTTTGCTCCTTTGACGTTTGGGGTCTATTTGATCCACTTACAACCCATGGTAGCGGTGCATCTTATGCAGGGGCGTTTTAGCTCACTTGCAAAAGAAGCGCCTTTGATCTTATTAGTAGATGTTGTAGGTGGAAGTTTGTTGATCTATTTAGGATGTTCATTGCTTGAAAAATTAAGGCAAGTACTTTTTAGCTTATTAAGAATAGAGTTACTTGTTCAGAAGATAAAAACATTGTTAGTGCAAGTCGTTCATTTAGGAACGAGTAGATTATAG
- a CDS encoding RNA-binding domain-containing protein codes for MKETKTLEYKEKITNTFLKTVSAYANYETGVIKFGITDSGEVVGITDPKETCLNIENKINDSIDPRPNFELTLEAHNVIALKVFEGLEKPYLYKGKAYKRNDTATIEVSRGELNRLTLQGMEKTFDEQLTSTKELHFTALEKELQDKLGIKKLTPDILKTLDLLSPAGYNHAAELLADENDFPEVDLVRFGKSIDEIMERKTFRQCSLLLQFRGALKQYRKYYEYEQISGTTRKKAQLIPEVAFREALANALVHRAWDVSANILISMYADRIELRSPGGLPFGVTKDEYLRGYISVPRNPIIANLFFRLKYIEMFGTGILRIKNAYVDEFVQPSFQVLPNAVMITLPVLHAKTELSKDELLVLEQFETGELLSKRELVTLTGLSSSKLSRLLAKLVSDHRLTRIGAGRATKYQR; via the coding sequence ATGAAAGAGACAAAGACACTCGAATATAAAGAAAAGATCACCAATACTTTTCTTAAAACAGTCAGCGCTTATGCTAATTACGAAACAGGGGTCATCAAATTTGGGATCACAGATAGTGGTGAAGTGGTCGGAATCACAGATCCTAAAGAAACTTGTTTGAATATCGAAAATAAGATCAATGATAGCATTGATCCTCGGCCTAATTTTGAGTTAACGCTCGAAGCGCATAACGTTATTGCTTTAAAAGTATTTGAGGGGTTAGAAAAACCGTATTTATATAAAGGCAAAGCCTATAAACGAAATGATACAGCTACGATCGAAGTTTCGCGGGGCGAGCTCAATCGGTTGACGTTACAAGGTATGGAAAAAACTTTTGATGAGCAGCTAACATCGACTAAAGAACTACATTTCACAGCGCTTGAAAAAGAATTACAAGATAAACTGGGGATCAAAAAACTCACGCCTGATATTTTAAAGACGCTAGATCTTCTTTCACCTGCTGGGTATAATCACGCTGCAGAGTTACTTGCCGATGAAAATGACTTTCCTGAGGTCGATCTAGTCCGATTTGGTAAGAGCATCGATGAGATCATGGAACGAAAAACGTTTAGACAGTGCTCACTCTTGCTTCAGTTTAGAGGTGCGCTTAAGCAGTATCGAAAGTATTATGAATACGAACAAATAAGCGGAACAACAAGAAAGAAGGCCCAGTTGATCCCAGAAGTTGCGTTTCGTGAAGCACTTGCCAATGCACTTGTCCATCGTGCTTGGGATGTTTCAGCTAATATTTTGATCTCAATGTATGCAGATCGGATCGAGCTCCGTTCACCTGGTGGTTTACCTTTTGGAGTCACAAAAGATGAGTACTTGCGGGGGTATATCTCTGTCCCGCGCAACCCGATCATTGCTAATCTCTTTTTTAGATTGAAATATATCGAAATGTTTGGGACTGGTATCTTACGGATCAAAAATGCGTATGTGGATGAGTTTGTACAACCAAGTTTTCAAGTACTGCCAAACGCTGTGATGATCACGTTACCAGTTTTGCATGCGAAAACAGAGCTTTCCAAAGATGAATTATTAGTGTTAGAGCAGTTTGAGACGGGGGAGCTTTTATCTAAGCGGGAACTAGTCACTTTGACTGGTTTGAGCAGTAGTAAGCTTAGTCGCTTGCTAGCTAAATTAGTGAGTGACCACCGTTTGACCCGCATTGGTGCTGGACGAGCTACTAAGTATCAAAGGTAA
- a CDS encoding ABC transporter permease, with protein sequence MFYQSKLNFKRIILRNPNFFFFDILLPILFYLLFTKIMPANPTFKRDYLVSMMIYANLLGSVLTVANTLVIDHVSGYAKLLQVLPYKQWQYYVSIGSVFWLLNVFCVGALGLTGWVFNGIVFSMKLWLILEGLIPLLATPLMLIGMLLATSRDLNTVNILGNIVFLLAIISGLWFPFQTLPPWVQAIGRYTPVYYVAELARGLIQGQMFNWGYLFGLILWSIILVSLIYAVEKLIRRTN encoded by the coding sequence ATGTTTTATCAAAGTAAACTCAATTTTAAGCGGATCATTTTAAGAAATCCAAATTTTTTCTTCTTTGATATTTTGTTACCAATTTTATTTTATTTACTTTTTACCAAGATCATGCCGGCTAATCCGACATTTAAACGCGATTATCTTGTGTCGATGATGATCTATGCTAATTTACTAGGATCAGTTTTGACGGTCGCTAATACTTTAGTGATCGATCATGTAAGTGGCTATGCTAAATTATTACAGGTACTTCCGTATAAACAATGGCAATACTATGTATCGATCGGAAGTGTCTTTTGGTTGTTGAACGTCTTTTGTGTAGGGGCTTTAGGATTGACTGGTTGGGTATTCAATGGTATCGTTTTTTCAATGAAATTATGGTTGATCTTAGAAGGACTTATCCCTCTATTAGCTACTCCGTTGATGTTGATCGGGATGTTGCTAGCAACGTCACGTGATCTAAACACAGTCAATATTTTAGGAAATATTGTCTTTTTATTAGCGATCATCAGTGGTTTGTGGTTCCCATTCCAAACTTTGCCACCTTGGGTTCAAGCTATTGGACGTTATACGCCAGTATATTATGTAGCTGAACTTGCTCGTGGGTTGATTCAGGGACAGATGTTTAACTGGGGATATCTTTTTGGGCTTATTTTGTGGAGCATTATCTTAGTAAGTTTGATCTATGCTGTTGAAAAATTAATTCGAAGGACAAATTAA
- a CDS encoding NAD(P)-dependent oxidoreductase has translation MKLFTLGATGRTGQEVVKQATELGYDIVAYVRSPEKMKIQKNVEIVQGELNDDKKMEQAMTSCNAVLVTLGNPVKDSSADLFGSLMPRLVKIMGKAKVKRIVSLSSMGTGETILNVSYPYKIGVKTFLKGNQADHEKGEKYLAESNLDWTLVYPGPLFDGLKTKDPLVKDAASGYKMPGAPKTNRADVAAVMLDQLNKKDSYRKKLVMCSK, from the coding sequence ATGAAATTGTTTACACTAGGTGCCACAGGACGCACGGGACAAGAAGTGGTCAAGCAGGCAACAGAATTAGGATATGATATTGTTGCTTATGTCCGCTCACCAGAAAAAATGAAAATACAAAAGAATGTTGAAATTGTTCAAGGTGAGCTTAACGATGATAAAAAAATGGAGCAGGCAATGACATCCTGTAATGCAGTCTTAGTAACATTAGGAAATCCTGTAAAGGATAGTTCCGCTGATTTGTTTGGAAGCTTAATGCCAAGATTAGTAAAAATTATGGGCAAAGCAAAAGTGAAACGAATAGTTAGCTTATCTAGTATGGGGACTGGTGAGACAATTCTTAATGTCTCATATCCCTATAAAATTGGCGTTAAGACTTTCTTAAAAGGAAATCAAGCCGATCATGAAAAAGGTGAAAAATATCTAGCAGAATCTAATTTAGATTGGACTTTGGTCTATCCAGGCCCATTATTTGATGGTCTCAAGACTAAAGATCCACTTGTAAAAGACGCTGCTTCTGGTTATAAAATGCCGGGTGCACCTAAAACTAATAGAGCAGATGTTGCTGCTGTAATGCTTGATCAATTAAATAAAAAAGATAGTTATAGAAAGAAATTAGTCATGTGTTCAAAGTAG
- a CDS encoding DUF3533 domain-containing protein, whose protein sequence is MLKFLKNKFVWLPILVALFIGAYFSITAIPSTHMKVNDLPIAIVNEDKGQTGENLTKQITNAKRSSNSSMSIKWTVFNSEKELLKEMNKEQYYGAIVIPKNFSSNLQSLMTPTAKKAELKIITNQGMGTAVTNQVTTALTEMSNQLNQTLSKQLLENVSKRMPTIPAEISSNLASPLIIKKETVNKTGDLANGGAHFFQSVWLGCLGTSMLLGFAFSKVKFKSLKEKFGALTVQLISAVVSSFVIGYGVIYLQSTILDVTIPNFNLLGLFLSLCAFSFIIFINGVESWVGLISIPVFMLLLFFAAPLLTAIPESLNSFYSTLSDWLPMSYMYRGVKSIMYFNNTPSYSVIMGLIYTIICGFILVISAQFKPNKKKEGNE, encoded by the coding sequence ATGTTAAAATTTCTAAAAAATAAATTTGTATGGTTACCCATTTTAGTAGCATTATTTATTGGAGCATATTTTTCAATCACTGCAATTCCATCAACTCATATGAAAGTTAATGATTTACCAATTGCTATTGTTAATGAAGATAAAGGCCAAACTGGAGAAAATTTAACTAAACAAATTACAAACGCCAAAAGATCTTCTAACTCTTCCATGAGTATAAAATGGACAGTTTTTAATTCTGAAAAAGAGTTATTAAAAGAAATGAATAAGGAACAATATTACGGTGCAATTGTTATACCGAAAAATTTTTCTTCTAATCTTCAAAGTTTAATGACACCAACTGCTAAAAAAGCAGAATTAAAAATCATCACTAATCAAGGAATGGGGACGGCTGTTACCAATCAAGTAACTACAGCATTGACTGAAATGTCTAATCAGTTAAATCAAACCTTGAGTAAGCAGTTACTTGAAAATGTATCTAAACGAATGCCTACAATTCCTGCAGAAATATCTTCAAACTTGGCAAGTCCATTAATTATAAAGAAAGAAACCGTAAATAAAACTGGAGATTTAGCAAATGGTGGGGCTCACTTTTTCCAATCAGTTTGGTTAGGATGTCTTGGTACTTCAATGTTGCTTGGGTTTGCATTTTCAAAGGTAAAGTTCAAATCACTTAAAGAAAAATTTGGTGCACTAACAGTTCAATTAATATCTGCTGTTGTTTCTTCATTTGTAATTGGATATGGAGTAATTTATCTACAATCAACAATTCTTGATGTAACAATTCCTAATTTTAACTTGCTTGGTTTGTTCTTATCGTTATGTGCATTTTCATTCATTATTTTTATCAATGGTGTTGAATCATGGGTTGGTTTGATCTCCATTCCAGTTTTCATGTTACTCTTATTCTTTGCAGCCCCATTATTAACAGCTATTCCAGAATCTTTGAACAGTTTCTATAGCACACTTTCAGATTGGCTACCAATGTCATACATGTATAGAGGCGTAAAGAGTATTATGTATTTTAATAATACCCCATCATACTCTGTAATTATGGGCTTAATATACACTATTATTTGTGGATTCATTTTAGTAATTTCAGCACAATTTAAACCAAATAAAAAGAAAGAAGGAAATGAATAA
- a CDS encoding helix-turn-helix domain-containing protein: MSSKQIDIGQTIRFYRKQQGMTQEQLAEKSNLSVKYISLLENDASTNISIQNLANIANTLEVDLATLLSTKKPQFSDNSTPYTELLFLKLQNLPNEDAEQFSKVFLDLFRSLEEFPKK; encoded by the coding sequence ATGAGTTCTAAGCAAATCGATATCGGACAAACGATCAGATTTTATCGCAAGCAGCAAGGAATGACTCAAGAACAACTAGCTGAAAAAAGCAATTTATCTGTTAAGTATATTTCTTTGTTAGAAAATGATGCTTCTACCAATATCAGTATTCAAAATCTCGCAAATATCGCAAATACACTTGAGGTCGATTTAGCCACTCTACTCTCTACTAAAAAACCGCAATTTTCAGATAATTCTACGCCTTACACCGAATTACTCTTTTTAAAACTTCAAAACCTACCTAATGAAGATGCTGAACAATTCAGCAAAGTTTTTCTAGATCTTTTTAGATCTCTAGAGGAATTCCCCAAAAAATAA
- a CDS encoding TetR/AcrR family transcriptional regulator — protein sequence MKHIKTTTKIEKALLTLLQTNDINQITTKQIAQTADINRVTIYRHYNDKWDILEKIEQDFLHKLDIPHAHMIANIQLTNQTQETEPKLRVLIYFLEVFQKNFSILQVLMGPNANLDFANKLMNYLINLEAKSHPYMYLNIPKNEQELLSYYSISALIGIIQYWIKNPKYSAKEMAYFFFKMRFGAIKELKM from the coding sequence ATGAAACATATTAAGACAACTACGAAAATTGAAAAAGCTTTATTAACGCTTTTACAGACAAATGACATTAATCAGATAACTACAAAGCAGATAGCACAGACTGCAGATATTAACCGTGTGACTATTTATCGCCATTACAATGATAAATGGGATATATTAGAAAAAATTGAACAAGATTTTCTCCATAAATTAGATATTCCACATGCACATATGATTGCTAATATTCAATTAACTAATCAAACACAGGAAACTGAACCAAAATTAAGAGTATTAATATACTTCTTAGAAGTATTTCAAAAAAACTTTTCCATTCTTCAGGTTTTAATGGGACCAAATGCAAATTTAGACTTTGCCAATAAATTAATGAACTACTTAATCAATCTTGAAGCTAAGTCGCATCCATATATGTATTTAAACATTCCTAAAAATGAACAAGAATTGCTATCTTATTACAGTATTTCTGCATTAATCGGGATAATTCAATATTGGATAAAAAATCCTAAATATTCTGCTAAAGAAATGGCATACTTCTTCTTTAAAATGCGATTTGGAGCTATAAAAGAATTAAAAATGTAA
- a CDS encoding CPBP family intramembrane glutamic endopeptidase: MDKVKVVAKTLLLTMVLLVVATLPLQIAIIITSLISMFDVSHITLYQPLALALGLMGEGFVLFVLRQEFKGDKARLQQVMPFDQKGALIRYGTGYVLGTITFALLWGIAVLGKAFRVTVTWENSAWFFFVLFLVGFGIQGMVEEVIFRGYLQGKLTKEISQSGAILTSALAFAVAHLGNGGISFLGFLNLTLFGLLMSLFRIYTGDLWLAGAFHSAWNFAEGPLFGTPVSGIVGTNVVLGSQSVAAHPLLNGGNFGIEASLLTFGGFILLIAFTYYLGQNYAKKSNRIEKII, from the coding sequence ATGGATAAGGTAAAAGTAGTGGCGAAGACTCTTCTACTAACGATGGTGTTATTAGTGGTCGCAACGCTTCCGCTCCAAATAGCCATCATCATTACGAGTTTGATCTCGATGTTTGATGTAAGCCACATCACGCTTTATCAGCCGTTGGCGTTAGCGCTTGGCTTGATGGGTGAAGGGTTCGTCTTGTTTGTTTTGCGCCAAGAATTCAAAGGCGATAAAGCGCGCTTGCAGCAGGTGATGCCGTTTGACCAAAAAGGCGCTTTGATCCGTTATGGGACAGGTTATGTCTTAGGGACGATCACTTTTGCCTTGCTTTGGGGCATAGCCGTCTTAGGTAAAGCTTTTCGCGTGACCGTTACTTGGGAAAATAGTGCTTGGTTTTTCTTTGTCTTATTTTTAGTCGGTTTTGGGATCCAAGGCATGGTCGAAGAAGTTATTTTTCGAGGTTATCTGCAAGGAAAACTGACCAAAGAGATTTCGCAAAGTGGGGCGATCTTGACCTCAGCTTTAGCGTTTGCGGTGGCGCACTTAGGTAATGGCGGGATCTCGTTTTTAGGCTTTCTCAATTTGACTTTATTTGGGCTCTTGATGAGTCTCTTTCGGATCTATACTGGCGATCTTTGGCTTGCAGGTGCTTTTCATAGCGCGTGGAATTTTGCTGAAGGTCCACTCTTTGGAACACCTGTTTCTGGAATCGTTGGCACAAATGTTGTTTTGGGTTCACAGTCGGTGGCAGCTCATCCGCTATTGAATGGTGGAAACTTTGGGATCGAAGCCAGCCTGTTGACTTTCGGCGGGTTCATTTTGTTAATAGCGTTCACCTATTACTTAGGGCAAAATTATGCTAAAAAATCTAATCGGATCGAAAAAATAATTTAG
- a CDS encoding response regulator transcription factor: MITIYLAEDQVMIAQALQTLLDLEADLKVLGVANDGQQALKDILELKPDIALLDIEMPHLNGLDVATQLRESVWSGKVIVLTTFARKEYFAKAIKNEVAGYLLKDSPSVDLIQTIKTVFNGQTVYESRLVKGMFTKEECPLTKRELQILSALQTSSNTQQIAQKVYLAEGTIRNYISAILSKTGTSSRLEAVLLAKENGWI, translated from the coding sequence ATGATAACGATCTATTTAGCAGAAGATCAAGTAATGATCGCACAAGCACTACAAACACTTCTTGATTTGGAAGCGGATCTAAAAGTTCTCGGAGTCGCAAATGATGGACAACAAGCCTTAAAAGATATTTTAGAACTCAAACCAGATATAGCGCTATTAGATATTGAGATGCCACATTTGAATGGCTTAGATGTAGCAACACAGCTAAGAGAAAGTGTTTGGTCAGGAAAAGTTATCGTTTTAACAACATTTGCGCGAAAGGAATATTTTGCTAAGGCAATAAAAAATGAGGTTGCCGGTTATTTGTTGAAAGATTCACCGAGTGTAGATCTGATCCAAACGATCAAAACAGTTTTTAATGGTCAAACTGTCTATGAGAGTCGTTTAGTCAAAGGGATGTTCACCAAGGAGGAATGTCCGTTGACTAAGCGAGAATTACAGATCTTGAGTGCATTGCAAACTTCAAGTAATACACAACAGATCGCTCAAAAAGTCTACTTAGCTGAAGGAACGATCAGAAATTATATTTCAGCGATCTTGAGCAAGACAGGAACTAGTTCGCGCCTAGAAGCTGTGCTCTTAGCTAAGGAAAATGGTTGGATCTAA
- a CDS encoding GNAT family N-acetyltransferase — translation MQIRPENITDYPKITLLIEQAFAKATHRDGNEAQLVEKLRHSQNFIPELSLVAVSAEQIVGHILFTKVTIENHQALALAPLAVLPEFQKQGIGSALIKAGHIKAQELGYTYSIVLGHPGYYSRFGYRPASSYDIKAPFTVSDEFFMAAKLSPNAPVLSGIVHYDEAFGL, via the coding sequence ATGCAAATCAGACCAGAAAATATCACTGACTACCCAAAAATCACTTTACTGATCGAACAAGCTTTTGCTAAAGCAACACATCGCGATGGTAATGAAGCACAACTAGTGGAAAAGCTGCGCCATAGTCAAAACTTTATCCCCGAACTTTCTTTAGTTGCCGTAAGTGCCGAACAGATCGTTGGTCACATCTTATTTACAAAAGTCACGATCGAAAACCATCAAGCCTTAGCCCTGGCTCCTTTAGCCGTTTTACCTGAATTTCAAAAGCAAGGCATCGGTTCAGCACTTATTAAAGCAGGACATATAAAGGCCCAGGAACTTGGCTACACTTACTCGATCGTTTTAGGCCATCCAGGTTACTATTCCCGTTTTGGTTATCGTCCAGCTAGTTCATACGACATCAAAGCTCCATTCACCGTCTCTGATGAGTTCTTTATGGCCGCCAAACTTAGTCCAAACGCCCCTGTTCTAAGCGGTATCGTACATTACGATGAAGCTTTTGGGCTTTAA
- a CDS encoding SIR2 family NAD-dependent protein deacylase, with amino-acid sequence MTEIQELKEMLLASQSTIVITGAGISNSSGIADMEKMNVTTTLETSLEPLVRMHPEHSYKLLRESFLKAMFEKGPSLSHRKLTELEEEGLVDGIITTNIDHLHSLAGSQNVAEIQGSYAINRCSKCKVHEDGVDIWNKGKAPRCSICNGIMLSFPVYSHVGVYEPAMKRANQWISQADLVLVVGSKGNYGSYLNNLSSSAKIIQINPHPTQFDSIAVLNIREKADTVFSQL; translated from the coding sequence ATGACAGAAATTCAGGAATTAAAAGAGATGTTGTTAGCGAGTCAATCAACTATAGTTATTACGGGAGCAGGAATCTCGAATAGCTCCGGTATTGCCGACATGGAAAAAATGAATGTTACTACAACTCTTGAAACATCATTAGAACCACTCGTTCGGATGCATCCTGAACACTCTTATAAATTGTTACGTGAATCTTTTTTAAAAGCTATGTTTGAAAAAGGACCTAGTCTTTCCCATCGTAAACTAACTGAACTAGAGGAAGAAGGATTAGTAGATGGTATTATTACCACTAATATTGACCACTTGCATTCTTTAGCAGGCTCTCAAAATGTTGCAGAAATACAAGGCTCATATGCAATTAATCGCTGCAGTAAATGCAAGGTACATGAAGATGGAGTTGATATTTGGAATAAAGGAAAAGCTCCTCGCTGTTCAATATGTAATGGTATTATGCTTTCATTCCCTGTATATTCTCATGTAGGAGTTTATGAACCAGCAATGAAGAGGGCAAATCAATGGATCTCACAAGCTGATTTAGTACTGGTAGTTGGTTCAAAAGGTAATTATGGTTCTTATCTTAATAACTTATCCTCATCTGCAAAGATTATACAAATAAATCCCCATCCGACTCAATTTGATAGTATTGCTGTTTTAAATATAAGAGAAAAAGCTGATACCGTATTTAGTCAATTATAA